The proteins below come from a single Gimesia alba genomic window:
- a CDS encoding glycosyltransferase family 39 protein: MTKPGFLSIALLLLLILAGGLRLTMVVLQSDQLKQDRDAYIAIARNLTEGNGFSSSNLGQETEIRPTAFRPPLYPCLLAVIYFLNAGSVGVGIVQIILGMLTVWFTWKAGKALQMEGAALVAAAIVATDPILLQYTTYAMTEVLAAFLTSLLLFLLVTSLSTDPVPSETQARKTLTFWTGIVWGLAILCRPTYLAFFGIWLVFRCASTLLLHFRSVKTALIEQSELKRLAVLAAGIMLAVSPWVIRNLLVFQSPILSTTHGGYTLLLGNNPVFYKEVVQQPWGAVWSGKSLDVWQKSLEQDMAQTDPPIKTEQERDRWMYQRAKHNIAEQTDLFVQACLLRLKRFWNISPLTSSTITSHSVIGWGIAGYYTAILFGCLGGLFLVIWKREKKWEPLIWLLFSFTLVHLFYWTNMRMRAPLVPAIALLSVYGWSQTARFFKFRTAANGAEVNRHKD, encoded by the coding sequence GTGACAAAACCTGGATTCTTAAGTATCGCCCTGCTGTTGCTCCTGATCCTGGCGGGGGGGCTGCGTCTGACAATGGTGGTTCTGCAGAGCGATCAACTAAAGCAAGACCGGGATGCTTACATCGCGATTGCCCGAAACCTGACGGAGGGAAACGGGTTCTCTTCCAGCAACCTTGGGCAGGAAACAGAAATTCGTCCGACTGCATTTCGGCCTCCGCTTTACCCGTGTCTGTTAGCAGTGATTTATTTTCTGAACGCAGGTTCGGTTGGTGTCGGCATTGTACAAATCATTCTGGGAATGCTCACTGTCTGGTTTACCTGGAAAGCGGGAAAAGCACTTCAAATGGAAGGAGCGGCTCTGGTGGCTGCTGCGATTGTCGCCACTGATCCGATTCTGCTGCAATATACAACCTATGCGATGACGGAAGTGCTCGCTGCATTTCTCACGAGTCTGTTACTCTTTTTATTGGTCACCAGTCTTTCAACAGATCCGGTGCCCTCCGAGACGCAGGCGCGGAAAACGCTTACTTTCTGGACTGGCATTGTCTGGGGACTGGCGATTCTGTGCCGCCCGACTTATCTGGCGTTCTTCGGCATTTGGCTGGTTTTCCGCTGTGCCAGCACGTTGTTACTCCATTTTCGCAGCGTTAAAACGGCTTTGATTGAACAAAGCGAACTGAAGCGACTTGCTGTCCTCGCTGCCGGTATCATGTTGGCGGTCTCTCCCTGGGTCATTCGCAATCTGCTGGTGTTTCAGTCTCCGATTCTGTCGACCACGCATGGCGGCTATACCTTGCTGCTGGGGAATAATCCGGTCTTTTACAAAGAAGTCGTCCAGCAACCGTGGGGCGCTGTCTGGTCAGGAAAAAGCCTGGATGTCTGGCAAAAAAGCCTGGAACAAGATATGGCGCAGACAGATCCGCCGATCAAAACAGAGCAGGAGCGAGATCGCTGGATGTATCAGCGGGCAAAACACAATATTGCGGAACAGACCGATTTATTCGTACAGGCTTGCCTGCTGCGATTGAAACGTTTCTGGAACATTTCTCCTCTGACAAGCTCCACCATTACCTCTCACTCGGTAATCGGCTGGGGCATCGCCGGTTATTACACTGCGATTCTATTCGGCTGTCTGGGCGGACTTTTTCTGGTAATCTGGAAGAGAGAGAAAAAATGGGAGCCGTTAATCTGGTTGCTTTTTAGTTTCACACTGGTGCATCTCTTCTATTGGACCAACATGCGAATGCGGGCTCCGCTCGTGCCGGCGATCGCCTTGTTGAGCGTTTATGGATGGTCTCAAACGGCTCGTTTTTTCAAATTCAGGACGGCTGCGAACGGGGCTGA
- a CDS encoding efflux RND transporter permease subunit: protein MSRQPQSWLESWVNLLYQLRWVLLVAFLVLTGFAYFPASKLTFEQSIESLYAKDDQHLLDYLESKKLFGGDEFVFVAYTVPNLLKQEDTKEAEQKQPEEAEKQNPLEEVRRFSQELSQVPGINADVTQNLADALSSSKLNLILRILIRRKRDELIELSRGVLIGDDNETTAIVLRLLPEDKSPVPRSETFKRIRELAHAHEPRAYVVGEPVQVYDMFRYVEEDGDVLFKVSLSLLAVVLLILFRRLRWVLLPLLVVICSIWWTEAVLVIGNLQLSMVSSMLNSLVTIIGIATVAHVAVHFQALQRQNVPRPDAIRQTMVELLPAIFWTCATTAAGFLSLLTSEIAPVRSFGIMMALGTLMVLIASTVLLPGGISLGYLRAPLQHSSDKGLERSLKKVFEMNERYPKRILWGTLLFVLFCSVGFTRLTIETDFSKNFRDSSEIVKALDFVETRLGGASTWEVNFSAPPRLNEEYLDRVRALAEDLRQVNPPNKTQLTKVISITDTLDFVPKKPFASDPIQSKLDMIKDLQADFESSLYNAKQGQMRIVLRALERQSAEEKLSLIHKVDALAKKHFPGSETKQADSKAKSVHDKPGKAAGIFILLAYLIDSLLKDQLYSFLLAATSIWLIMSLAFRSLKLGLISMVPNLFPIIVVIGAMGWCGLTLNIGTAMIASVSMGLTTDSSIHFISSFLRKRAHGATTVDALRATHHSVGRAIIYATSALVAGFSVLTLSHFIPLIYFGALVSVAMIGGVFGDLVLMPILLQMTYPDKAESAA from the coding sequence ATGAGTCGTCAACCGCAGAGCTGGCTGGAATCATGGGTGAACCTGCTCTATCAACTCCGCTGGGTCCTGCTGGTCGCATTTCTGGTCCTGACTGGCTTCGCTTATTTTCCCGCTTCAAAGCTCACATTCGAGCAATCAATCGAGTCACTCTACGCCAAAGATGACCAGCATCTACTCGATTACCTGGAAAGCAAAAAATTGTTTGGTGGCGATGAATTTGTCTTCGTTGCCTACACCGTACCGAATCTGCTGAAGCAGGAAGACACGAAAGAAGCAGAACAGAAACAGCCAGAAGAGGCTGAAAAACAGAATCCTCTGGAAGAAGTCCGCCGCTTTTCTCAGGAACTCAGTCAGGTCCCGGGCATCAATGCGGATGTCACTCAGAATCTGGCAGATGCGCTCTCATCCTCGAAACTCAATCTGATTCTTCGGATTTTGATTCGCAGAAAACGGGATGAGCTGATCGAACTCTCGCGCGGGGTACTGATCGGCGATGACAATGAAACCACCGCTATCGTTCTACGTCTGCTCCCCGAAGACAAATCCCCCGTCCCGCGCAGTGAAACATTCAAACGTATTCGTGAACTTGCACATGCACACGAGCCCCGCGCTTACGTCGTTGGTGAGCCAGTGCAGGTTTATGACATGTTCCGCTATGTGGAAGAAGACGGTGACGTTTTGTTTAAAGTGTCGCTTAGCTTGCTCGCCGTTGTGCTGCTGATTTTGTTTAGACGACTTCGCTGGGTCTTACTTCCGCTGCTGGTCGTGATCTGTTCGATCTGGTGGACGGAAGCCGTTCTTGTCATCGGCAATTTACAGCTGAGCATGGTCAGTTCTATGCTGAATTCTCTGGTAACAATCATCGGCATCGCCACCGTCGCGCATGTCGCCGTTCATTTTCAGGCACTGCAGAGACAGAATGTCCCGCGCCCGGATGCCATCCGGCAGACCATGGTCGAACTGTTACCTGCGATTTTCTGGACTTGTGCCACCACCGCTGCCGGATTCCTTTCGCTGCTGACCAGTGAAATTGCCCCCGTCCGAAGTTTCGGCATCATGATGGCACTGGGCACCCTGATGGTTCTGATCGCCTCTACTGTATTGTTACCCGGCGGCATTTCATTGGGGTACCTGAGAGCCCCCTTGCAACATTCGTCCGATAAAGGCCTGGAGCGTTCTCTCAAAAAGGTATTTGAGATGAATGAACGTTATCCCAAACGGATTCTGTGGGGAACGCTTCTGTTTGTCCTGTTTTGCTCAGTAGGATTCACTCGGTTAACAATTGAAACCGATTTCAGTAAAAACTTTCGTGACTCCAGTGAGATCGTCAAGGCACTGGATTTCGTCGAAACCCGACTCGGCGGCGCATCTACCTGGGAAGTCAACTTCTCCGCACCTCCTCGTCTGAATGAAGAATATCTGGATCGTGTGCGTGCTCTGGCCGAAGATCTGCGTCAGGTCAATCCTCCGAACAAAACACAACTGACAAAAGTGATCTCCATTACTGACACGCTCGATTTTGTGCCGAAAAAACCGTTCGCCTCCGATCCAATCCAGTCCAAGCTGGACATGATCAAAGACCTGCAGGCCGATTTTGAAAGCAGCCTTTATAATGCCAAACAGGGGCAGATGCGGATTGTCTTACGTGCCCTCGAGCGACAGTCCGCCGAAGAGAAACTCTCGCTGATTCACAAAGTCGACGCCCTTGCAAAAAAACATTTCCCCGGTTCGGAAACGAAACAGGCTGACTCGAAAGCGAAGTCCGTTCACGACAAACCAGGCAAGGCAGCTGGTATTTTTATTCTACTCGCTTATCTGATCGACAGCCTGCTAAAAGACCAGCTCTACAGCTTTCTGCTCGCCGCCACCAGCATCTGGTTAATTATGTCACTTGCTTTCCGTAGCTTGAAACTGGGACTGATTTCCATGGTCCCCAACCTGTTTCCTATTATCGTTGTCATTGGCGCCATGGGTTGGTGCGGACTGACTTTGAATATCGGCACCGCGATGATTGCCAGTGTTTCCATGGGGCTCACCACCGATTCCAGTATTCACTTTATCTCCAGCTTCTTAAGAAAACGCGCGCACGGTGCTACCACGGTTGATGCTCTCAGGGCGACGCATCACAGTGTTGGCCGGGCTATTATTTATGCCACGAGTGCCCTGGTCGCGGGTTTCAGCGTTCTCACCTTGTCGCACTTCATTCCCCTGATTTATTTCGGGGCGCTGGTGAGTGTCGCCATGATCGGCGGTGTGTTTGGCGACCTGGTCCTGATGCCGATACTATTGCAGATGACCTATCCCGACAAAGCGGAATCAGCTGCGTAA
- a CDS encoding citrate/2-methylcitrate synthase, which produces MERHPYRPGLSGIIATETEISQVQDGLTYRGYPIDELAGEALFIEVAYLLLHGELPSHEQLADFQTLLVESGSLPQPVIAAVQAIPSHIDMMEVIRTGVSLLAHFDPQMEYGMFMSEVSNTQYLLAMLPQLISYRYHQVNGSTPVEPNFHHSYAGSFWYMLKGDEPSQLEEEAFNAALIMYADYGLAPSTFAARVVASTGSPLYSAVCSAIGSINGQLHCSSGAGVLDALQEAMYSGNAKDWVCQEITKGKRVLGFESSHHKARDPRSAVLKDYCSQLANALGQSEMEAAADTIEEMMGKIQKVHPRVEWHASRLLHYLGFEPELFTPIFTVSRLVGWIAHIIEQTENNHLYQPMSRYVGMDQRKYKPLPLRS; this is translated from the coding sequence ATGGAACGTCACCCTTATCGCCCCGGCTTGTCCGGGATTATTGCGACAGAGACTGAGATATCCCAGGTTCAGGATGGATTGACCTATCGAGGGTATCCCATTGATGAGTTAGCCGGGGAAGCCTTGTTTATCGAAGTGGCTTACCTGCTCCTGCATGGCGAGCTTCCCAGCCATGAACAACTGGCTGACTTTCAAACGCTGTTGGTCGAAAGCGGTTCTCTTCCTCAACCGGTCATCGCTGCTGTCCAGGCGATTCCGTCCCATATCGATATGATGGAAGTCATTCGTACAGGAGTGAGTCTGCTGGCGCACTTCGATCCGCAAATGGAATACGGCATGTTCATGTCGGAAGTCTCGAATACTCAATACCTGCTGGCCATGCTGCCTCAGCTGATTTCCTACCGATACCATCAGGTCAACGGCTCAACGCCGGTCGAGCCGAATTTTCATCATTCCTACGCCGGCAGTTTCTGGTATATGCTCAAGGGAGATGAGCCTTCCCAACTGGAAGAAGAAGCATTTAACGCTGCTTTAATTATGTACGCTGATTACGGGTTGGCGCCTTCTACCTTTGCCGCACGTGTTGTGGCTTCTACGGGCAGTCCGCTGTATTCTGCCGTTTGTTCTGCCATCGGTTCGATCAACGGCCAGTTGCATTGCAGTTCCGGAGCAGGGGTTCTGGATGCGTTGCAGGAAGCGATGTACTCCGGCAATGCAAAAGACTGGGTTTGCCAGGAAATTACCAAAGGCAAACGGGTGCTGGGTTTTGAAAGTTCCCACCATAAAGCCCGCGATCCGCGGTCGGCTGTATTGAAAGACTATTGTTCTCAACTGGCAAATGCGTTGGGGCAATCAGAGATGGAAGCAGCCGCTGATACCATTGAAGAGATGATGGGCAAAATTCAGAAAGTCCATCCGCGCGTTGAATGGCATGCCAGCCGCCTGTTGCATTATCTCGGTTTTGAACCGGAACTATTCACACCGATCTTTACCGTTTCACGCTTAGTAGGCTGGATCGCGCATATTATTGAGCAGACAGAAAACAATCATCTGTATCAACCAATGTCGCGTTATGTGGGTATGGATCAGCGAAAATACAAGCCGCTGCCATTACGCAGCTGA
- the hemC gene encoding hydroxymethylbilane synthase has translation MNQTSEQRPLRIATRASRLALWQAYYVADLLKSKSIERPIEIVHITSEGDRDLTSPLSEFGGLGVFTREVQKAVLDGRADLAVHSLKDLPTEQAPGLQLAGIPERGPLYDVLIFPQDAEAVEQLSDLPAEARIGTGSLRRRAQMLNQRADLQMQEVRGNVETRLKKLDAGEYDALCLAEAGMVRLELLEQRTSLLLTPPEVYPAVGQGALGIECRADDSETASFLNAISDPSTKAATTAERSLLAFLRAGCHAPIGALSRIEDDRLTLEAVVLSGDGQERITATASGTFDEATEIGIQAAQKLLDAGAGRLISTDEDS, from the coding sequence ATGAATCAGACGTCTGAACAACGTCCTCTGCGGATTGCGACCCGTGCCAGCCGCCTGGCGCTCTGGCAAGCTTATTATGTTGCGGACCTGTTGAAATCGAAATCGATCGAACGCCCGATCGAAATTGTGCATATTACATCAGAAGGTGACCGGGACCTGACTTCCCCGCTGTCGGAATTCGGCGGACTGGGTGTATTTACGCGCGAAGTTCAGAAAGCGGTCCTTGATGGCCGCGCCGATCTTGCCGTTCACAGTTTGAAAGATCTGCCCACCGAACAGGCGCCCGGCTTACAGCTGGCGGGGATTCCCGAACGAGGTCCGCTGTATGATGTGCTGATCTTTCCACAAGATGCGGAAGCGGTGGAGCAACTTTCTGATCTACCTGCAGAGGCCCGGATCGGAACCGGCAGCTTGCGGCGACGAGCCCAAATGTTAAACCAGCGTGCGGATCTGCAGATGCAGGAAGTCCGCGGCAATGTGGAAACGCGTCTGAAAAAACTGGACGCGGGTGAATACGATGCGCTCTGTCTGGCGGAAGCGGGCATGGTTCGTCTGGAGCTACTGGAGCAGCGTACGTCGTTGTTACTGACTCCGCCGGAAGTTTATCCTGCGGTTGGACAAGGGGCGCTGGGAATTGAGTGCCGCGCCGATGACAGCGAAACAGCTTCATTCCTGAATGCGATTTCGGATCCATCAACCAAAGCCGCTACCACCGCCGAGCGAAGCCTGCTGGCGTTTCTGCGTGCCGGTTGCCATGCGCCGATTGGTGCGTTGTCCCGCATCGAAGACGACCGGCTGACTTTAGAAGCGGTTGTGTTAAGCGGCGACGGACAGGAGCGGATTACCGCGACCGCCAGTGGTACTTTTGACGAAGCGACCGAAATTGGAATTCAGGCCGCCCAAAAATTACTTGATGCAGGGGCAGGCCGTCTGATCTCAACGGACGAAGACTCCTGA